The following nucleotide sequence is from Melioribacteraceae bacterium.
TCCAATATCCGGTTAAGGATAGCGATATTAAACTTGTTGTCGCAACAACCCGTCCCGAAACAATGCTTGGTGATACCGGGGTTGCTGTTAATCCAAGCGATGAACGTTATAAAGATTTGATCGGAAAGAAAGTTATTCTTCCAATTGTAGGAAGAGAAATACCGATTTTTGCAGACGAATATGTCGATAAAGAATTTGGAACCGGTGTTGTAAAAGTAACTCCCGCTCATGATATAAATGATTACGAAATGGGTCAGCGACATAATCTTGAAATGATTAACATCTTTAATGAAGACGCTACAACCAATAATAATGTTCCTGATGATTTACGTAATCTTGATAGATACGAAGTGCGAAAAAGAGTTGTTGCTAAATTTGAGGAACTCGGTCTACTTGAAAAGATTGAAGACTACACAAACAATGTCGGTTATTCAGAACGGGGCGGTGTACCGATCGAACCTTATCTTTCCGAACAATGGTTCATGAAAATGGACGAACTTTCAGCAGCGGCTTTAAATGTAGTCGATGACGGCAAAGTTAATTTCCATCCAAACCATTGGATAAAAACTTACAAACACTGGATGGAAAACATAAAAGATTGGTGTATATCACGTCAACTTTATTGGGGACATCGAATTCCGGTTTGGTATCACAAAGAAACAAAAGAAATTTATTGCGAAGTTAATCCACCCAAGGACATTGAAAATTGGATTCAAGATGAAGATGTACTAGATACTTGGGCTTCAAGTTGGATTTGGGCACAAGATGTTTTTACAAATGAACGAGATCAAAATTATTACTATCCGACCAACTTACTTGTTACCGGACCCGATATAATTTTCTTTTGGGTTGCCAGAATGATAATGGCCGGAATGCATTTTAAAAACGATATTCCTTTTAAGGATGTTTACTTCACAAGTATCATTCGTGACGAAAAAGGAAGAAAGATGAGCAAGTCACTCGGCAATTCTCCAGATCCGCTCGAAGTTATTGATCAATACGGTGCCGATGCTTTACGATTTACGATAAACTATATTGCTCCGCTTGGACAAGATGTACTCTTCTCAACCGATAAATGTGAAATTGGAAGAAACTTTGCTAACAAAATTTGGAACGCGGCTCGCTTCTTATTAATGAATACACAAGATATTGAACTTGATGAATCTCTAATCAATAAACACATTGATTTTTCTGATAAGTGGATTGAATCACGTTTTAATAGCACAATAAAATCATACAAATCCGCGCTAGATAAATTTGATATCAATGGTGCACATAAAATTATTTATGGATTTATTTGGAATGATTTCTGTGATTGGTACCTTGAAATGTCCAAGAACAGAATCTATTCCGATGATAAAGAAATTAAATCTGCTGTATTAACACGTTCAATAAATCTATTTGCCGAAATGATGAAATTACTTCATCCGATGATGCCTTATATAACTGAAGAAATTTGGCAATTACTAGGGGAAAGAAAAGAGGGTGAAAGTATCTCGACTTCAAATTTCCCCGAAGCAGATGAAAGTAAAATTGATAGAACTGCCGAAGAAGAGATTGAATTTATGCAAAGTGTA
It contains:
- a CDS encoding valine--tRNA ligase; this translates as MKVKNLSDIPKAYNPSEVEDKWFKYWEDHKLYHSEVDESKEPYTVVIPPPNVTGMLTLGHVLNNTIQDVFVRYKRMLGYNACWVPGMDHASIATETKVVNFLKEKGIDKHSLSREEFLKHCWEWTEKYGGIIIKQLKKLGVSCDWERERFTMDNHYHKKVIEAFVKLYKQGLIYRGYRMVNWDPASKSAISDEEVIFRQVNGKLWYFQYPVKDSDIKLVVATTRPETMLGDTGVAVNPSDERYKDLIGKKVILPIVGREIPIFADEYVDKEFGTGVVKVTPAHDINDYEMGQRHNLEMINIFNEDATTNNNVPDDLRNLDRYEVRKRVVAKFEELGLLEKIEDYTNNVGYSERGGVPIEPYLSEQWFMKMDELSAAALNVVDDGKVNFHPNHWIKTYKHWMENIKDWCISRQLYWGHRIPVWYHKETKEIYCEVNPPKDIENWIQDEDVLDTWASSWIWAQDVFTNERDQNYYYPTNLLVTGPDIIFFWVARMIMAGMHFKNDIPFKDVYFTSIIRDEKGRKMSKSLGNSPDPLEVIDQYGADALRFTINYIAPLGQDVLFSTDKCEIGRNFANKIWNAARFLLMNTQDIELDESLINKHIDFSDKWIESRFNSTIKSYKSALDKFDINGAHKIIYGFIWNDFCDWYLEMSKNRIYSDDKEIKSAVLTRSINLFAEMMKLLHPMMPYITEEIWQLLGERKEGESISTSNFPEADESKIDRTAEEEIEFMQSVVNAIRNIRGEMNIAPSKQIDIYLKADKITEVQKRYIKSLVKVNNLNVGANIEKPKASASSVVKGCDIYIPLEGLIDLDVERQRIEKEISRLEGLFNSVSKKLSNEKFVNNAPVDVVEKEKAKQHDWSESIEKLKKILEDLK